The Brachyspira hyodysenteriae ATCC 27164 genome includes a window with the following:
- a CDS encoding Ldh family oxidoreductase yields MIKVNVKELMDAVYNKFKMAGVSNEQAGIVTDVLIYADIRGIHSHGVLRVEHYIDRIKSGGINLNSEFHIEEKRPSFALMDADGGFGHVATQYAMEWALETVEKQGIALIGIKNNSHAGALGYYNKMAIDQNKVSLIMVNTDPCVIPFGGKRSFFGTNPISYGFPGKKDFILGDMATSEVSLGRIFTARENNETVPMHWGVDENGNPSSNPNEIKYVVPFGGVKGYLIMTMVEAFTGLLVGQVYCNNLVKMYGDMDKKRNLSTFMLVVDPAVYNDLDTYLNTVQSFIDDIRKEPALKEGGTISIPGERKEACSKVYLKEGIPLPEHIYKYIFDK; encoded by the coding sequence ATGATTAAAGTTAATGTAAAAGAATTAATGGATGCCGTATACAATAAGTTTAAAATGGCTGGAGTATCTAATGAACAGGCTGGAATTGTAACGGATGTACTAATTTATGCTGATATAAGGGGCATACATTCACATGGAGTATTAAGAGTAGAACATTATATAGATAGAATAAAATCTGGAGGAATAAATTTAAATTCTGAATTTCATATAGAAGAGAAGAGACCTTCTTTTGCATTGATGGATGCTGACGGCGGATTCGGACATGTAGCAACACAGTATGCTATGGAATGGGCTTTAGAAACTGTTGAAAAACAGGGAATTGCTTTAATAGGAATAAAAAATAATAGTCATGCTGGTGCTTTGGGATATTATAATAAAATGGCTATAGATCAAAATAAAGTTTCTCTTATAATGGTTAATACCGATCCTTGTGTTATACCTTTCGGAGGAAAGAGATCATTTTTTGGAACTAATCCTATAAGCTATGGTTTTCCAGGAAAGAAAGATTTTATACTTGGAGATATGGCAACTAGCGAGGTATCGCTTGGAAGAATATTTACAGCAAGAGAAAATAATGAAACAGTGCCTATGCATTGGGGAGTAGATGAAAACGGCAATCCTAGCTCTAATCCTAATGAAATAAAATATGTTGTGCCTTTCGGAGGAGTTAAGGGATATTTGATAATGACTATGGTTGAAGCATTTACTGGACTTTTAGTAGGACAAGTTTACTGCAATAATTTAGTAAAGATGTACGGCGATATGGATAAAAAAAGAAATTTATCTACATTTATGCTTGTTGTTGATCCTGCTGTTTATAATGATTTAGATACTTATTTAAATACAGTTCAATCATTTATAGATGATATAAGGAAAGAGCCTGCTTTAAAAGAAGGCGGAACTATTTCTATACCTGGTGAGAGAAAAGAGGCTTGTTCTAAAGTTTATTTAAAAGAAGGTATACCTTTACCTGAGCATATTTATAAATATATTTTTGATAAATGA
- a CDS encoding aspartate-semialdehyde dehydrogenase: protein MKKVNLCLLGASGAVGQEMLKVLEERKFPINELRLLGNREAGKKVKFNGKEYTIEKTTKDSFKDMDITLVAVGADLSKKLSPLAVKAGSIVVDNSSAFRMDKNVPLVVPEVNPEDVKLHKGIIANPNCSTIIALVALAPLHKFGKIKRIIASTYQAVSGAGKEGMEELEQQIKDYVAGKKLKNSTFKYQILHNLIPHIDSFDKNGYTKEELKMTNEGRKILHAPDMQVSCTCVRVPVIRSHSESITVETEKKITAKKAKELLSKAKGVKVVDDPAKFKYPMPLDTSNQDNIYVGRIREDISAKNSLVFWCAGDQIRKGAATNAVQIAELLLPELDKKSDDKAVEKKAVEKKSARKPCVRKSTKKQ, encoded by the coding sequence ATGAAAAAAGTAAATTTATGTTTATTAGGGGCTTCCGGTGCTGTAGGTCAGGAGATGCTTAAAGTATTGGAAGAGAGAAAATTCCCAATCAATGAGTTAAGACTTCTTGGAAATAGAGAAGCAGGAAAAAAAGTAAAATTTAATGGCAAAGAATACACAATCGAAAAGACAACTAAAGATTCATTCAAAGATATGGATATAACATTGGTTGCTGTAGGAGCTGATTTAAGTAAGAAATTAAGTCCGTTAGCTGTAAAAGCTGGAAGTATTGTAGTAGATAACAGCAGTGCTTTTAGAATGGATAAAAATGTTCCTTTAGTAGTTCCTGAAGTTAATCCTGAAGATGTTAAGCTTCATAAAGGAATAATAGCTAATCCTAACTGCTCTACAATAATAGCTTTAGTAGCATTAGCTCCTCTTCATAAATTCGGAAAAATAAAAAGAATAATAGCATCTACTTATCAGGCTGTTTCAGGTGCAGGTAAAGAAGGTATGGAAGAATTAGAACAGCAGATAAAAGATTATGTTGCTGGAAAAAAACTTAAAAACAGTACTTTCAAATATCAAATACTTCACAATTTAATTCCTCATATCGATTCTTTCGATAAAAATGGATACACTAAAGAAGAATTAAAAATGACTAATGAAGGAAGAAAAATTCTTCATGCTCCTGATATGCAAGTAAGCTGTACTTGTGTAAGAGTTCCTGTTATTAGAAGTCATAGCGAATCTATTACAGTAGAAACAGAGAAAAAAATCACTGCTAAAAAGGCTAAAGAATTATTATCTAAAGCAAAAGGTGTAAAAGTGGTTGATGATCCTGCTAAGTTTAAATATCCTATGCCTTTGGATACTTCTAACCAAGATAATATATATGTTGGAAGAATAAGAGAAGATATCAGTGCTAAAAATTCATTAGTATTCTGGTGTGCAGGAGATCAAATAAGAAAAGGCGCTGCTACAAATGCTGTACAAATAGCTGAGCTTCTTTTACCTGAATTAGATAAAAAATCTGATGATAAAGCAGTAGAAAAAAAAGCTGTAGAAAAGAAATCTGCTAGAAAACCATGCGTAAGAAAATCAACAAAAAAACAATAA
- a CDS encoding DNA alkylation repair protein, protein MSDLYTTLSEEFEKLKDEKEAILMAKYMKNNFEFLGIHSKERKEAEKKVFKNIPKEEKEFIDFNFTDKCYDNKYREFQYASLDYLRLKKKYLNKTHIEKLKVYALTKSWWDSIDCLDRIIGDIALRDEAVNNILLEWSLSDNIWLRRIAIDHQLLRKDKTNTELLEKIIINNFNNKEFFINKAIGWSLRDYSKTNPDWVRDFLNRHKENMANLSIKEASKYI, encoded by the coding sequence ATGAGTGATTTATACACTACTCTTTCAGAAGAATTTGAAAAATTAAAAGATGAAAAAGAAGCTATATTAATGGCAAAATACATGAAAAATAATTTTGAGTTTTTAGGTATTCATTCAAAAGAGAGAAAGGAAGCTGAGAAAAAAGTATTCAAAAATATTCCAAAAGAAGAAAAAGAGTTTATTGATTTTAACTTTACAGACAAATGCTATGACAACAAATACAGAGAATTTCAATATGCTTCTTTAGACTACTTAAGGTTAAAAAAGAAATATTTAAATAAAACTCATATAGAAAAATTAAAAGTATATGCACTTACAAAATCTTGGTGGGATAGCATAGATTGTTTAGATAGAATAATCGGAGATATTGCTTTGAGAGATGAGGCTGTAAATAACATACTTTTAGAATGGTCTTTATCTGATAATATTTGGCTTAGAAGAATAGCTATAGATCATCAGCTTTTAAGAAAGGACAAAACAAACACAGAATTATTAGAAAAAATTATAATAAACAATTTTAACAACAAAGAGTTTTTTATAAATAAGGCGATAGGCTGGTCTTTAAGGGATTATAGTAAAACTAATCCTGACTGGGTACGAGATTTTCTAAATCGTCATAAAGAAAACATGGCTAATCTAAGTATCAAAGAAGCTAGCAAGTATATTTAA
- a CDS encoding PepSY-like domain-containing protein — protein sequence MKKILCLLVALTVLSTSALFADWYVPLNQVPQAVIATAKRTYPQAQIWAVEMEHYNVYKVKMNNMMELYIDKAGNLLGQEWDD from the coding sequence ATGAAAAAAATACTTTGTTTATTAGTAGCTTTAACAGTTTTAAGTACTTCAGCTTTATTTGCAGATTGGTATGTGCCTCTTAATCAAGTTCCTCAGGCTGTAATAGCAACAGCAAAAAGAACTTATCCTCAGGCTCAGATTTGGGCAGTAGAAATGGAGCATTACAATGTATATAAAGTAAAAATGAATAATATGATGGAATTATATATTGATAAAGCTGGAAATCTATTAGGTCAGGAATGGGACGATTAA
- a CDS encoding PepSY-like domain-containing protein, translated as MTTIKKALFIIFVSAMLTGSLFAQYDGYYDNNQGGYQQGGQGGYDPYGQPQVQDPQQNYQDPYAQPPAQGQQYGYGVQLSSIPQNAQNFIKQHFANVKVTFIERDWEDIEVYLENGTQIDFFPNGDWKEVKCYGNMPATILPANVMNTIRRTYPNAAIIKIEKQFTIFEIKLNNMMELYVDNNGQLLGQKWDD; from the coding sequence ATGACTACTATAAAAAAAGCTTTATTTATAATTTTTGTTTCAGCAATGCTTACAGGTTCATTGTTCGCTCAATATGACGGATATTATGATAATAATCAAGGAGGCTATCAGCAAGGCGGTCAAGGCGGATATGATCCATATGGTCAGCCTCAAGTACAAGATCCTCAGCAAAATTACCAAGATCCTTATGCACAGCCTCCTGCTCAAGGACAACAATATGGATATGGAGTGCAATTATCTTCTATACCTCAAAATGCTCAGAACTTTATCAAACAGCATTTTGCTAATGTAAAAGTAACTTTCATTGAAAGAGATTGGGAAGATATAGAAGTATATTTAGAAAACGGAACACAAATAGATTTCTTCCCTAATGGAGATTGGAAAGAAGTTAAATGTTATGGTAATATGCCTGCTACTATACTTCCTGCTAATGTTATGAATACAATAAGAAGAACTTATCCTAATGCTGCTATAATTAAAATAGAAAAACAGTTCACTATATTTGAAATAAAATTGAATAATATGATGGAATTGTATGTTGATAATAATGGTCAGTTATTAGGTCAAAAATGGGACGATTAA
- a CDS encoding Imm26 family immunity protein: MKYFEKKEGNIFFIPLFLSNDIKDNTKNYSKINFNIEENYAFGRLIEIDKSKGDLIEIFNYTGNIPNDKDDIVKSGLMFDPLHISMAFTKNRWRFVFEELAYDREKYSNYSKITFLLGDEYDPKLWIGGKIKSIKKYDTNKYNECIVYTPTEIEIMIKERISSNK; the protein is encoded by the coding sequence ATGAAATATTTTGAAAAAAAAGAAGGCAATATATTTTTTATTCCTTTGTTTTTATCAAATGATATAAAGGACAATACTAAAAACTATTCAAAAATAAATTTTAATATTGAAGAAAACTACGCTTTTGGAAGACTAATTGAAATTGATAAATCCAAAGGAGATTTAATTGAAATATTTAATTATACAGGAAATATTCCAAATGATAAAGATGATATAGTTAAATCAGGACTTATGTTTGATCCGCTTCATATATCAATGGCATTTACTAAAAATAGATGGAGATTTGTTTTTGAAGAATTGGCTTATGATAGAGAAAAATATTCCAATTATTCAAAAATAACTTTTTTATTAGGCGATGAATATGATCCAAAATTATGGATAGGCGGTAAAATAAAATCAATAAAAAAATACGATACAAATAAATATAATGAATGTATTGTTTATACTCCTACAGAAATAGAGATAATGATAAAAGAGCGTATAAGCAGCAATAAATAA
- a CDS encoding NCS2 family permease, whose protein sequence is MEKFFKLKEYGTNVKTEIIAGFTTFMTMAYILAVNPGILSATGMDKGAVFTATVVSAIIATLIMSLLANLPFALAPGMGLNAFFAYTVVLGMGYSWETALTAVFIEGIIFVVLTIFNVREAIVNSIPVNMKRAISVGIGLFIAFIGLQNSKIIVNNDATLLGLGNITSGSALLAIIGLLITAILLAYNVKGAILLGILITTIIGIPMGLTKMSPDASLIPPSLEPIAFKLDFGNIFTPNMFIVLFTFLFVDMFDTVGTLVGVCTKADMLTKNGEVPRCKQALFADAVGTVVGACLGTSTVTTYVESASGVAEGGKTGLTSLVVAILFAVSLFLSHIFLAIPSAATAPALIIVGLFMMTPILEINFNDYTEAIPAFICIIFMPFAYSIAEGITFGVLSFTILKFVSGKSKDISLLTWILSALLLIKILMPIIQGFLG, encoded by the coding sequence ATGGAAAAATTTTTCAAGCTTAAAGAGTATGGTACTAATGTAAAAACAGAGATAATAGCAGGCTTTACTACTTTTATGACAATGGCTTATATATTAGCAGTAAATCCAGGTATACTTAGTGCAACAGGTATGGATAAAGGAGCAGTATTCACAGCTACAGTAGTATCTGCAATAATAGCAACTTTGATAATGTCTTTGCTTGCTAATCTTCCTTTTGCTTTAGCACCTGGTATGGGACTTAATGCTTTTTTTGCTTATACTGTAGTATTGGGTATGGGTTATAGTTGGGAAACAGCTTTAACAGCCGTATTTATAGAAGGTATTATATTTGTTGTTCTTACTATTTTTAATGTGAGAGAGGCTATAGTTAATAGCATACCTGTTAATATGAAAAGAGCTATTTCAGTAGGTATAGGATTATTTATAGCTTTCATAGGACTTCAGAATTCTAAAATTATAGTAAATAATGATGCTACTTTGCTTGGACTTGGTAATATTACTTCAGGAAGTGCATTACTTGCTATTATAGGACTTCTTATAACAGCAATTTTATTAGCATATAATGTAAAAGGTGCAATACTTTTAGGAATACTTATTACTACTATAATAGGAATACCTATGGGACTTACAAAAATGTCTCCTGATGCAAGTCTTATACCTCCTTCATTAGAACCTATAGCCTTCAAACTTGATTTCGGAAATATATTCACCCCTAATATGTTTATAGTACTCTTTACTTTCCTTTTTGTTGATATGTTTGATACAGTAGGTACATTGGTTGGAGTATGTACTAAAGCAGATATGCTTACAAAAAACGGAGAAGTTCCTAGATGTAAGCAAGCTTTATTTGCTGATGCTGTAGGAACAGTTGTAGGTGCTTGTTTAGGTACTTCTACTGTTACTACTTATGTTGAAAGTGCATCTGGTGTTGCTGAAGGCGGTAAAACAGGATTAACTTCTCTTGTTGTTGCTATATTATTCGCTGTTTCATTATTCTTATCGCATATATTTTTAGCTATACCTTCTGCTGCTACTGCACCTGCTTTGATTATAGTTGGTTTATTTATGATGACTCCTATATTGGAAATTAATTTCAATGATTATACAGAAGCAATTCCTGCTTTTATATGTATAATATTTATGCCTTTTGCTTATAGTATAGCTGAGGGTATTACTTTCGGAGTATTGTCATTTACTATATTAAAATTTGTTTCAGGTAAAAGTAAAGATATATCATTATTGACTTGGATATTATCAGCGCTTCTTTTAATTAAAATACTTATGCCTATAATACAAGGATTTTTAGGCTAA